The sequence CGACCTGGGCAAGAGCAATCTCGATCTGGTCAAGGACAGCGCCAGACGTACCGAGGAGGCGGCCCGGGAGAAACTGCGCCTGCTCGGCCTGACCAAGGGGCAGATCGAACGTGTGGCCAGTGAGGGCAAGGCCTCAGACCACATCACCCTGTACGCGCCCCAAGGCGGCGTGGTCATCCGCAAGGATGTCAACGAAGGCCAGTACGTCAAGACCGGCATGTCAATTTATTCCATCGCCGATCTGTCCTCTCTCTGGGTCATCCTTGAGGCCTATGAATCCGATCTCCCGTGGATCGCTCTGGGCCAGCAGGTGGAGTTCCAGACCGAGGCCTATCCCGGCAAAGTATTCAAAGGCAAGGTCGTGTACATCGACCCTCTGGTCAACGATAAGACCCGCACCGTTCGCGTTCGCCTCGAAGTAGGGAACCGGGACGGCAGCCTGAAGCCAGGCATGCTCGTGCGCGCCACCCAGCAGAAGGATGGCGGCAAGCGGACAGCAGGGGAGGCCCCGCTGGTCATCCCGGCCTCCGCGCCGCTCATCACCGGCAAGCGGGCCGTTGTCTACGTTGCCAATCCGGACAAACCCGGCGCGTACGAAGGTCGCGAGATCGTGCTCGGCCCTCGCGCTGGCAACTACTACATCGTCCGGAGCGGTCTTAATGAAGGCGAACGGGTTGTCACCAAGGGCAACTTCAAGATCGACAGCGCCATCCAGATCGTGGCCCGGCCGTCCATGATGAACCCGTCGACCGGGAGCTCGGCCGTACAGGACGAACTGCCGAGTCTGTTCGCTTCCAAGCTGCGCCTGCTCGACCAGTCCTTCGGCCAGCTTGCCGAGGTCGTCCGGACGGACGAACTCGACAAGACCCACCTGGCCTTCGGCAGCTTCAACAAGGAGCTGCGGCTGATCGACGGCTCCGCGCTGGAGGGCGACGCAGCCCTGCGCTGGCAGGAACACGCCATGCTGCTGGGCAACGACGCCATTCTGGGCGCCGAGGCCCCGGACACCAAACGCCTTCACGAGATATTCACGGAAATGCAGGGCCACTACGCCGACCTCAAGGCGGACTTCAACCCCGGGGAAAGCGAAGCCCTGACCGTTCCCGAGGACTTCAGGAAGCAGCTCGGACAGGTGTTCGCCAGCTACGAACCGCTGGCCGCGGCCCTGGCCGTGGACGACGTCGAAGCCGCCAGGAAAGCGGCGGCAGAGACCTCGGAGGCCCTCAGGTCGATGGCCGACGCCGAACTGAGCGGCCCCGCGCACAACGCATGGCAGGCCGCCCTGGCCAAGATGAACGACGGGTTGAGCGCCATCCGCGAGGCCGACGACATCGTCGGCGTGCGCGCCGGATTGGAGCCGCTGTCCGCCGGGTTGGCCGAGGCCATTCTCAAGCTCGGTGCCGACACCGGCGGCCCGCTCTACGAAATATTCTGCCCCATGGCCTTCGACTACCAGGGAGCGACCTGGCTCCAGCGGGATCAGGAAGTGCACAACCCGTATTTCGGTACGGCCATGTCCTCCTGCGGCGAAATCAATCAGCAGCTCAAGCGATAACAGGGCACAGCCATGGACACGAATTCACGAATAGAGGCCAAGACCCTTACC is a genomic window of uncultured Pseudodesulfovibrio sp. containing:
- a CDS encoding efflux RND transporter periplasmic adaptor subunit — encoded protein: MRKLRTPRTVYVIIIVTIVAFAAGYMLKGVGTAPVENIAVHGAAEEEHDLEAHYDEQGNVTWTCSMHPQIRLPEPGKCPICFMDLIPLKREDEGDRSSLREITLTESARKLAGIATDEVRRLDVAVETRMVGKVDYDETRVRSITAWTGGRVDKMYVDYTGDRVKSGQPMVSIYSPELLTAQAELIQAVKVLGDLGKSNLDLVKDSARRTEEAAREKLRLLGLTKGQIERVASEGKASDHITLYAPQGGVVIRKDVNEGQYVKTGMSIYSIADLSSLWVILEAYESDLPWIALGQQVEFQTEAYPGKVFKGKVVYIDPLVNDKTRTVRVRLEVGNRDGSLKPGMLVRATQQKDGGKRTAGEAPLVIPASAPLITGKRAVVYVANPDKPGAYEGREIVLGPRAGNYYIVRSGLNEGERVVTKGNFKIDSAIQIVARPSMMNPSTGSSAVQDELPSLFASKLRLLDQSFGQLAEVVRTDELDKTHLAFGSFNKELRLIDGSALEGDAALRWQEHAMLLGNDAILGAEAPDTKRLHEIFTEMQGHYADLKADFNPGESEALTVPEDFRKQLGQVFASYEPLAAALAVDDVEAARKAAAETSEALRSMADAELSGPAHNAWQAALAKMNDGLSAIREADDIVGVRAGLEPLSAGLAEAILKLGADTGGPLYEIFCPMAFDYQGATWLQRDQEVHNPYFGTAMSSCGEINQQLKR